In Camelina sativa cultivar DH55 chromosome 16, Cs, whole genome shotgun sequence, a single window of DNA contains:
- the LOC104750483 gene encoding uncharacterized protein At2g17340-like — protein MSILVRCSSLKGYSKRLAEVFSKDVISFLASCQNLVPRPWVIDDLDNFQAKWIKKPWKKAVIFVDNSGADIILGILPFARELLRRGTQVLLAANELPASCQLSTM, from the exons ATGTCGATCCTTGTTAGATGTTCGTCCTTAAAAGGatactcaaaaagg CTTGCTGAGGTTTTCTCAAAGGATGTCATATCTTTCTTGGCTAGCTGTCAAAACTTGGTTCCACGACCGTGGGTCATTGATGACTTGGACAACTTCCAAGCCAAATGGATCAAGAAGCCTTGGAAGAAG GCAGTGATTTTTGTTGATAATTCTGGTGCCGACATAATTTTGGGTATTTTGCCCTTTGCAAGAGAGTTGCTCCGTCGTGGAACTCAG GTGCTTCTAGCTGCTAACGAGCTGCCAGCGAGCTGCCAGCTATCAACGATGTAA
- the LOC104750482 gene encoding uncharacterized protein LOC104750482 yields the protein MIVVTEVVNLTGSLQLYMVTGITAASGIAAELGIPLTHRGVATSVRFLTGHSREGGTDPLFVAENAADPDTTLVVYMGLGTLPSLAQKLMDHGLPCDTPAVAVERGTTPLQRTVFAELKDFATEIQSAGLVSPALVIIGKVVELSPLWPHCTKESSCLVETR from the exons ATGATTGTGGTGACTGAAGTGGTTAATCTTACCGGAAGTTTGCAATTATATATGGTTACAGGGATTACTGCAGCATCAGGGATAGCAGCAGAGTTGGGGATTCCACTAACACATCGCGGTGTTGCAACTAGTGTGAGGTTCCTCACGGGACATTCTAGGGAAGGAGGGACCGACCCTTTGTTTGTTGCAGAGAATGCAGCTGACCCGGATACAACACTTGTCGTTTATATGGGTTTGGGAACGTTACCTTCTCTAGCGCAAAAACTGATGGACCATGGTCTCCCTTGTGATACACCAGCTGTTGCGGTTGAACGTGGAACCACTCCTCTACAGCGTACG GTTTTTGCTGAGCTTAAAGATTTTGCAACTGAGATTCAGTCAGCTGGATTGGTGTCACCAGCGCTCGTCATCATAGGGAAAGTCGTCGAGCTCTCGCCTTTATGGCCACATTGCACGAAAGAATCATCCTGCCTTGTAGAGACCCGTTAG